In Eleginops maclovinus isolate JMC-PN-2008 ecotype Puerto Natales chromosome 10, JC_Emac_rtc_rv5, whole genome shotgun sequence, the following proteins share a genomic window:
- the LOC134870477 gene encoding piggyBac transposable element-derived protein 3-like, with protein MAANTRDNSSGSSKHKPRQERFSVQTALEQFWLNDGDNSDLEDLSDNDDPILDANYQPRTQERSSSEDEDDSSDDEDPIPQPTEHSRGRKRLRGANNGACPCRQYLPMKPNPVGIKNFVCATADGIVLDFDLYQGTGALLEQVEEEVGLGLGGLVLARLCQTLHRGTKVYCDRFFTSIRGVEQMMKKEMYITGTIMKNRLAGAKEKLPSDKTMKNTGRGTSSELSTEDGKLCVVKWYDNKPVLMMSGVHGTEPEDTCQRWDKKLKQYVTVSRPSIVREYNLKMGGVDLIDRMISYYRMSARTKKWTMRMLMHFTDLALGNSWLLYRKDLAICAAPKKSIMQFLEFRTEIATTLLAQHHGQGSHADLSEQSEEEDNSNQGNKRPVTAVPHVSVRRRANAHLPEMISLKNAARCRVAGCTGRTRVRCVTCKVFLCLQGDRNCYTAFHT; from the exons ATGGCGGCAAACACAAGGGATAATTCAAGTGgcagctccaaacacaaacctcgACAAG agcGTTTTTCTGTGCAAACAGCATTGGAGCAATTTTGGCTAAATGATGGAGACAACTCAGATTTGGAAGACTTGTCTGACAACGATGATCCCATCCTGGATGCCAATTACCAACCCCGAACACAGGAGCgaagcagcagtgaggatgaggatgacagTAGTGATGATGAGGACCCCATTCCTCAGCCCACTGAGCACAGCAGAGGACGTAAACGTCTCCGTGGTGCAAATAATG GAGCCTGTCCATGCAGACAATATCTGCCAATGAAGCCAAACCCAGTTGGCATCAAGAACTTCGTTTGTGCTACAGCAGATGGCATTGTGCTGGACTTTGATCTGTATCAAGGTACAGGTGCACTGCTTGAGCAGGTCGAAGAAGAGGTGGGCCTGGGGTTGGGAGGCTTAGTCTTGGCTCGTCTGTGTCAAACTCTGCATCGTGGCACAAAAGTGTATTGTGACCGGTTCTTCACAAGCATCCGAGGTGTGgaacaaatgatgaagaaggagatgtaCATTACTGGTACAATAATGAAGAACAGACTCGCTGGCGCGAAGGAGAAGCTACCCTCtgacaaaaccatgaaaaacacaggaagaggtacCTCATCAGAACTTTCCACTGAAGACGGAAAGTTGTGTGTAGTGAAGTGGTATGACAACAAACCAGTATTGATGATGTCTGGTGTTCATGGCACAGAGCCTGAAGACACCTGCCAGCGCTGGGACAAGAAATTGAAACAGTATGTGACTGTCTCGCGACCAAGCATTGTCCGTGAGTACAACCTCAAGATGGGTGGAGTGGATTTGATCGATAGAATGATTAGCTACTATCGCATGAGTGCCCGTACTAAGAAGTGGACGATGCGGATGCTAATGCACTTCACAGATCTGGCTTTAGGTAACAGCTGGCTACTCTACCGCAAAGACCTCGCAATATGTGCTGCACCAAAGAAGAGCATCATGCAGTTCCTTGAGTTCCGTACAGAAATTGCTACGACCCTCTTGGCCCAGCATCACGGTCAAGGAAGCCATGCAGACCTCTCTGAacagtcagaggaagaagacaactcAAATCAAGGGAACAAACGTCCTGTGACGGCAGTGCCCCATGTCTCGGTCCGCAGGAGGGCGAATGCCCATCTCCCAGAGATGATCAGCCTGAAGAATGCGGCGCGCTGCAGGGTAGCAGGCTGCACTGGAAGAACCCGAGTGCGTTGTGTGACCTGCAAAGTGTTCTTGTGCTTGCAAGGCGATCGCAACTGTTACACAGCCtttcacacatag